The genome window CACGACCGTGACAAGGGTTAGccatcaagaagaagaaggcaaaTCCCCTTTCACCGACTCATGGAAAGAGCAACCGTCGGCTGACGACGAAAACAAGTTGATACTGCCCTCCAAGAGGGTGAGTCGCTTCCTTTCTGAAAAGGATCTGGTAGCAAGAAGCCTTAAAGCAGCTTCCCAGTGCAAGAATGACTATGACACATGCTCCAACGTGCTGCCGGGCCATCGGAACTTCACCTGCTGCAACAAGAAGTGCGTGGATTTGTCCTCAAACAAGGAAAACTGTGGTGCATGCAAGAAGTGCTGCAAGTACACGGAGTCGTGTTGCAGAGGGCAGTGCGTGGACCTGAGTTCTGACAAGAGGCATTGTGGCCGGTGCGACCATCCCTGCAAGA of Prunus dulcis chromosome 4, ALMONDv2, whole genome shotgun sequence contains these proteins:
- the LOC117626563 gene encoding stigma-specific STIG1-like protein 1; the protein is MKVIKILVIIATTMALSITLTTVTRVSHQEEEGKSPFTDSWKEQPSADDENKLILPSKRVSRFLSEKDLVARSLKAASQCKNDYDTCSNVLPGHRNFTCCNKKCVDLSSNKENCGACKKCCKYTESCCRGQCVDLSSDKRHCGRCDHPCKNGTYCVYGLCDYA